Proteins found in one Deltaproteobacteria bacterium IMCC39524 genomic segment:
- a CDS encoding DUF2059 domain-containing protein — translation MNKGKISMRILMTLLLAITLTACAATTAVPTSEAGKALEAEQLVRYSLTGRIMESVENNYSVQLASLLTSMEVPAGKKEQIITEEIKTVAEGEHQRLLNALVPIYRRYYTADEIHQLLSFYKTDVARKSLKVSSQIAAESQQYVRLWNDHFEEELMKRVDERLSEMGISIDR, via the coding sequence ATGAATAAAGGAAAGATCTCTATGCGTATCCTGATGACTCTGCTTTTGGCTATCACTCTCACAGCCTGTGCGGCCACGACAGCAGTGCCAACCTCTGAAGCGGGGAAAGCCCTCGAAGCAGAGCAGTTGGTCCGTTACAGCCTCACCGGGCGAATCATGGAAAGTGTCGAGAACAACTACTCCGTTCAACTTGCTTCCCTGTTGACATCAATGGAAGTTCCGGCAGGGAAGAAAGAACAGATCATCACCGAAGAGATCAAGACTGTCGCGGAGGGCGAACACCAACGCCTTCTTAATGCCCTGGTGCCGATTTACCGACGTTATTACACAGCCGATGAAATTCATCAACTTTTGTCCTTTTACAAAACCGATGTGGCGCGCAAGTCGTTAAAAGTCAGTTCGCAGATTGCGGCTGAAAGCCAGCAATATGTGCGGTTGTGGAATGATCACTTTGAGGAAGAGTTGATGAAGCGGGTGGATGAGA
- a CDS encoding tRNA-binding protein, translating into MVKETKPIVTFDESFEKLDIRVGKVIDVALESQTHKPTYKMIVDFGKYGQRISYGRFTQHSIEEVKNRLVLGVLNFEPRQMGPVTSEVLILGVQFPKAESGEATFVSPAVDAKVGSKLF; encoded by the coding sequence ATGGTCAAAGAAACAAAACCTATAGTTACGTTTGATGAGTCATTTGAAAAACTCGATATTCGAGTTGGCAAGGTAATAGATGTTGCACTTGAAAGCCAAACACATAAACCTACTTACAAAATGATCGTAGATTTTGGGAAGTACGGCCAACGTATTAGTTATGGACGCTTTACTCAACACTCTATTGAAGAAGTAAAAAACAGACTCGTACTTGGAGTTCTTAATTTTGAACCGAGACAAATGGGGCCGGTCACTTCGGAAGTATTGATTTTAGGGGTTCAATTTCCAAAGGCCGAGAGTGGTGAGGCAACATTTGTCTCCCCTGCTGTGGATGCGAAAGTCGGAAGTAAGCTTTTCTAG